A window of the Phaseolus vulgaris cultivar G19833 chromosome 5, P. vulgaris v2.0, whole genome shotgun sequence genome harbors these coding sequences:
- the LOC137834068 gene encoding uncharacterized protein: MSAGGEKGHPYFQCLKRNSRFVWTEECEEAFVKLKEYLASPPVLCKPQVGAPLRLYFAVTERAVSSVLVQEQDQVQRPIYFVSKVLQGPEVRYQALEKAALAEMARRLCHYFHSFTVVVMTDLPIQKVRKKPDVAGRMVKWVVELSEFDIRYEPRGPIKGQVFADFVVELSSGAAPSEGSVFRWVMSVDGSSNQQGSGAGVILEGPNGVLIEQSLRFAFKASNNQDEALIAGMLLAREMGARSLVAKTDSLLVTRQVMGEFQAKDPQMAAYLEYVHTLKVSFAEFEFIHVPREQNARADLLAKLASSGKGGRKRTVIQETLKVPRAFVTDNQVLQVCKSSERGAVGHRALTQETLRAPRVRARPMRSDEVMEVGAAGRADTWITPYQRYLADGVLPLEPTEAKRIKKSSSKFTLIDGDLFRFGFTHSVLVCVHGEQCTRIMSELHEGVCGSHVGGRALASRVLRAGYYLPTLREDCVGYAQRCKQCQQHADWHKAPPEELRLIHSPWSFHTWGIDILGPFPLEVRQMKFLIVAIEYFTKWVEVEPVAQITAHKVQQFVWKNVVCHFGVPKRLVSDNGTQFTSHQLRNLCEEVGIQQVFASVEHPQTNGQVESANRVLLRGLKRRLAKAKGTWAEEVPRIVWAYHTTPQSSTHETPFSLVYGSDAMIPVEIQENSPRFLNFVAEESNEERKVNLDLLDEVREEARVSAEAVKRRVERRHNSKVRPRQFHEGNLVMRKAHQHEMENKLSPKWTGPFRVVETLENGAYRLETLDGGVIPRTWNATHLKLYFS; this comes from the coding sequence ATGTCCGCTGGAGGAGAGAAGGGTCATCCTTACTTCCAATGTCTCAAGCGGAATAGTAGGTTCGTTTGGACTGAAGAATGTGAGGAGGCATTCGTTAAGCTAAAGGAATATTTGGCAAGCCCGCCGGTACTGTGCAAGCCACAGGTGGGCGCCCCTCTCCGTTTGTACTTTGCTGTAACGGAGAGGGCGGTCAGTTCAGTTCTGGTCCAAGAGCAAGACCAGGTCCAGAGACCTATTTATTTCgtaagtaaggtgctgcaaggtcCTGAAGTAAGGTATCAAGCCCTGGAGAAGGCAGCTCTAGCGGAGATGGCGAGGAGGCTATGCCACTACTTTCACAGCTTCACAGTCGTAGTAATGACTGAtctccccatccagaaggtgCGGAAGAAGCCAGATGTGGCCGGGAGAATGGTAAAGTGGGTCGTAGAGTTATCTGAGTTCGATATCAgatacgagccccgaggaccgatcaaggggcaggtgtttgCGGACTTTGTCGTCGAGTTGTCGTCGGGCGCTGCACCATCGGAGGGCTCGGTTTTTCGATGGGTCATGTCGGTGGATGGTTCCTCCAACCAACAGGGGAGTGGCGCGGGGGTTATCCTAGAAGGCCCAAACggagtgctgatcgagcagtctctacgtttcgccttcaaagccagcaacaaccaggACGAGGCCCTGATCGCCGGTATGTTGCTGGCAAGAGAGATGGGAGCGAGAAGTTTAGTGGCCAAAACCGATTCCCTGTTGGTCACCAGGCAGGTAATGGGAGAATTCCAGGCCAAAGACCCACAGATGGCTGCATACCTTGAGTATGTGCACACCTTGAAGGTGTCCTTCGCAGAGTTTGAGTTTATCCACGTGCCGAGagaacaaaatgccagagccgacTTGCTCGCCAAGCTAGCCAGCTCGGGCAAGGGGGGGAGaaagaggaccgtcattcaggagacgtTGAAGGTGCCTCGCGCGTTCGTAACGGACAACCAGGTGCTGCAGGTGTGCAAGTCGAGTGAACGAGGGGCGGTAGGTCATCGGGCTCTCACTCAAGAAACCTTGAGAGCACCGAGAGTGAGAGCCCGACCGATGAGATCCGACGAGGTGATGGAAGTTGGCGCCGCTGGAAGGGccgacacgtggataacgccgtACCAGCGGTATTTGGCGGATGGGGTGCTTCCACTGGAGCCAACGGAGGCAAAGAGGATAAAGAAAAGCTCGAGCAAATTCACTCTCATCGATGGGGATCTCTTCAGGTTCGGGTTCACCCATTCGGTGTTAGTATGCGTGCACGGGGAGcaatgcacgaggattatgtCAGAACTCCATGAGGGAGTATGTGGGAGCCACGTCGGCGGTCGCGCCTTGGCGAGTAGAGTCCTCCGTGCGGGGTACTACTTGCCAACGCTGAGGGAAGATTGTGTGGGCTACGCtcagcgttgcaagcagtgccagcaacacgcagattggcacaaggcgccccctgAAGAGCTGAGGTTGATTCACAGCCCCTGGTCGTTCcacacttggggaatcgacatcttgggaccttttcccctggaggtaaggcagatgaagtttctgatcgtcgccatcgaatatttcacgAAATGGGTGGAGGTAGAGCCGGTCGCGCAGATCACCGCTCACAAGGTTCAACAGTTTGTGTGGAAAAATGTTGTGTGCCATTTCGGAGTGCCTAAGCGTTTGGTTtctgacaatggcacccagtttacGAGTCACCAACTGAGGAACCTGTGCGAGGAGGTGGGGATACAGCAGGTGTTCGCCTCGGTAGAACACCCTCAAACGAACGGACAGGTAGAATCGGCcaaccgagtactgctcagAGGGCTGAAGAGAAGGTTGGCAAAGGCCAAGGGAACGTGGGCGGAAGAAGTTCCCAGGATCGTgtgggcctatcacaccactCCGCAAtctagcacccatgagacacctttcagcttggtctatgggtcaGACGCTATGATCCCTGTGGAGATACAAGAAAACTCACCAAGATTTCTGAATTTCGTGGCCGAGGAGTCCAACGAGGAGAGGAAGGTGAACCTAGACCTTTTGGACGAGGTacgagaagaagccagagtcagtgctgaagccgtgaagagaagggtggaacgaaggcacaactccaaggtgaggcCGAGGCAGTTCCATGAGGgaaatctggtgatgaggaaagcgcATCAacacgagatggaaaacaagttgtcccccaagtggactggcccGTTCAGAGTGGTGGAGACGTTGGAGAACGGCGCTTATCGGCTGGAGACCTTGGATGGAGGGGtgatccccagaacgtggaacgccacgcacttaaaactttattttagttaa
- the LOC137834069 gene encoding uncharacterized protein — protein MGAVVPPSLVGVKASFTGVEDPETHLTAFHTQMMLSGGSDAVYCKLFMSTLSGIALEWFVSLPDGHITSFQQFSKLFMEQYIVNRAPPVVSYDLFDVRQSQGESLRDYLSRFGAQVVRLPSNDEDMLVHALKKGVLAGPFSESLIKNRPSTFAEIRRRAVAHITAETAVSEKRESAISTKSRTGPSRTQQPMRVHEAKEGKKAQGKPRPYEPQRDQNKGRPRESNAPPRFDFVVELAELIAIPAIATRLRAPEKTDKVLGRKKNVWCEFHQAYGHPLHTCLALGHQLAELVKSGFLSDYMRETQGDRASGAPAKDPQHEVLVHREVHTIAGGFSGGRCTASQRKRYARSVMAVDSVEEDHSPDVDTVFTKADLQDVVPHDNDPIVISLVTTGRKVHRVLVDQGSSADVMFWPTFSKLQLSPDHLKPYPGCLYGFAGDQVEVRGYVELRTTFTDGIVARTEKIKYLVVNAPSAYNILLGRPTLNKLGAVPSTRHMKLKLPSMEGVVITIKSDQKEARRCYENSLKQRRNVCHVTSTPPPGVDERRAEVATLVRGTQGDVEMEEAVLGARGMPKIKLREKA, from the coding sequence ATGGGCGCAGTGGTGCCACCAAGCTTGGTGGGGGTGAAGGCCTCATTTACAGGGGTGGAGGATCCAGAAACGCACTTGACGGCgtttcacacccagatgatgctttcTGGAGGCTCAGATGCAGTGTACTGCAAactgttcatgagcaccctgagcgGGATTGCGCTGGAGTGGTTCGTAAGCCTACCAGATGGCCACATCACTtcgtttcaacaattctcgaagcTGTTCAtggagcagtatattgtgaacaggGCACCTCCAGTGGTGTCgtatgacctgttcgacgtcCGCCAGAGCCAAGGCGAGTCCCTCCGGGACTACCTCAGCCGTTTTGGGGCTCAAGTGGTAAGGCTGCCCAGCAACGATGAGGACATGCTGGTGCATGCGTTGAAGAAAGGGGTTCTGGCCGGCCCTTTCAGTGAATCTTTGATCAAGAATCGCCCCAGCACCTTTGCGGAGATTAGACGTCGTGCTGTGGCGCACATCACTGCAGAAACAGcagtttctgagaagagggagAGCGCGATCTCTACCAAGTCGCGCACAGGACCGAGCAGGACTCAGCAGCcgatgagggtgcatgaggccaaagaagGGAAGAAGGCTCAGGGGAAACCTCGCCCTTACGAGCCTCAAAGGGACCAGAACAAAGGACGTCCGAGGGAGAGCAACGCGCCCCCCAGGTTTGATTTTGTGGTGGAATTGGCGGAGCTGATCGCCATTCCAGCCATAGCAACAAGGCTGCGAGCACCGGAGAAGACCGACAAGGTACTGGGGCGAAAGAAGAACGTGTGGTGTGAATTTCATCAGGCTTATGGCCACCCACTCCACACGTGCTTGGCGTTGGGGCACCAACTCGCGGAGCTGGTGAAAAGTGGCTTTCTGAGCGATTACATGCGGGAGACGCAAGGTGATCGAGCATCGGGGGCACCAGCAAAGGATCCGCAGCACGAAGTGTTGGTGCACAGGGAGGTGCACACGATCGCGGGAGGTTTCTCTGGAGGAAGGTGTACGGCCTCTCAGAGAAAGAGGTACGCGCGCTCGGTAATGGCAGTCGACTCGGTGGAGGAAGATCACTCCCCCGACGTCGACACTGTCTTCACCAAGGCAGATCTCcaggacgttgtgcctcacgacaacgatccaatAGTTATCTCCCTCGTCACGACagggaggaaggtgcacagggtcctcgtggaccagggaagctcggcagacgtaatgttTTGGCCGACGTTCAGCAagctgcagttgtcccctgaccaTCTGAAGCCATATCCGGGGTGCTTGTATGGCTTCGCAggggaccaggtggaggtgcgaGGCTATGTAGAGCTAAGGACTACATTCACGGATGGTATCGTGGCCCGCACCGAGAAAATTAAGTACTTGGTGGTCAATGCTCCATCCGcttacaacatactgttgggaaggccgacGCTCAACAAGTTGGGAGCCGTAccgtcgacgaggcacatgaagttgaagctgccatcgatggaaggagTGGTGATCACCATTAAATCGGACCAAAAGGAAGCCCGCCGCTGCTACGAGAACAGCCTCAAGCAGCGGAGAAATGTGTGCCATGTTACCTCAACGCCGCCGCCGGGAGTGGACGAGAGGCGAGCGGAGGTCGCAACATTGGTAAGAGGCACACAGGGCGACGTGGAGATGGAGGAAGCGGTGCTCGGGGCTCGGGGAATGCCCAAGATAAAGCTGAGAGAGAAAGCGTGA
- the LOC137835237 gene encoding protein VTE6, chloroplastic, whose protein sequence is MESATWCNPLSFSLLNSHSRHHSQYKFMAFSTLHTFPLPSFPFSFSSSSSSSSSSSSSSSSSSFHLKPFSFFPKPTTLLLNPRPLRSFPRPMHASSIQDAVGGAISLLQSSPATWHSALLSNAIIFLLGSPILVTGLSLSGISAAFLLGTLTWRAFGPSGFFLVAVYFVIGTAVTKVKMAQKVAQGVAEKRRGRRGPGSVIGSSAAGCICAFLTIFGVGGEAFSRLWRLGFVASFCTKLSDTVSSEIGKAYGKTTYLVTTFKVVPRGTEGAVSVEGTLAGIVASVVLAFVSFLMGEVGSHEAIICVLAAQIANLGESVIGAALQEKEGFKWLNNDAVNVINISMGSIIAVFMQQALRIWCP, encoded by the exons ATGGAATCAGCGACTTGGTGTAACCCTCTCTCATTTTCCCTTCTGAATTCCCATTCACGCCATCACTCGCAATACAAATTTATGGCCTTTTCAACTCTCCACACCTTCCCACTGCCttcctttcctttttctttttcttcatcttcttcttcctcttcttcttcttcttcttcttcttcttcttcttctttccacCTCAAacccttttctttctttccaaaacCCACCACTCTACTCCTCAACCCTCGCCCTCTTCGCTCTTTCCCTCGCCCCATGCACGCCTCGTCCATCCAAGATGCCGTTGGAGGGGCGATTTCCCTCCTGCAATCGTCTCCCGCCACTTGGCACTCCGCGCTTCTCAGCAATGCCATAATCTTTCTTTTGGGTTCTCCGATTTTGGTCACTGGGCTGTCTCTCTCCGGCATCAGTGCTGCTTTTCTGCTCGGAACGCTTACTTGGCGCGCTTTTGGGCCTTCTGGGTTCTTCCTTGTTGCCGTCTACTTTGTTATT GGTACAGCTGTTACAAAGGTTAAAATGGCGCAGAAAGTGGCTCAGGGGGTTGCTgaaaaaagaagaggaagaagggGTCCTGGTAGTGTTATTGGATCTAGTGCTGCTGGTTGCATTTGCGCTTTCCTTACTATTTTTGGTGTTGGGGGAGAGGCATTTTCTCGGCTTTGGAGGCTCGGGTTTGTTGCCAGTTTCTGTACCAAGTTGAGTGACACTGTCTCAAGTGAGATTGGGAAGGCATATGGAAAAACAAC GTACCTAGTTACAACGTTTAAGGTAGTTCCAAGAGGCACAGAAGGGGCTGTTAGCGTCGAAGGAACCTTGGCTGGAATTGTAGCTTCTGTAGTTCTTGCATTTGTCAGTTTTCTCATGGGTGAG GTTGGTTCACATGAAGCAATTATATGTGTACTAGCTGCTCAGATTGCTAATCTTGGCGAGAGTGTAATTGGTGCTGCACTGCAAGAGAAGGAAGGATTTAAATGG CTCAACAATGACGCAgtcaatgtcatcaacatatcaATGGGCAGCATCATAGCAGTCTTCATGCAGCAAGCACTCCGGATCTGGTGTCCCTAG
- the LOC137834071 gene encoding uncharacterized protein: MVKWAVELSEFDIKYEPRGSIKGQIFGDFMVELSSETVQNAGDGFRWELSVDGSSNQLGSGAGIILEGPNGVLIEQSLRFAFKASNNQAEYEALIVGILLAKEMGARVLMAKSDSLLITGQVTGKFQAKDPQMAAYLEYVQELRRSVVLFEVVHVPREQNARADVLAKLASSGKGGRQRTVIQETLKTPRAFVADHQVLQVCKSREGMARGHKSLSQETLRTLRVRAHPVGETKMTQVCAVHEPDTWITPYQRYMADGVLPMDPTEARKWIEAEPVAQTTAHKIQNFLWKNIVFRFGVPKRLVSDNGTQFASHLLKKLCEDVGTQQVFASVEHPQTNGQVESANRSGTRETSFSLVYGCDAMIPIEIQESSPRFQNFVAEDSNAERRMNLDLLDEVREEARVKAEAIKRKVERKYNSRARPRQFGDGDLIMRKAHLYEMQNKLSPKWTGPFRITEALGNGAYRFETLEGGAIPRTWNATHLKFYYS, encoded by the exons atggtaaaatgggcggtagagttgtcggagttcgacatcaagtatgagccccggggGTCGATCAAGGGACAAATCTTCGGTGACTTCATGGTCGAACTATCTTCTGAAACAGTGCAGAACGCCGGAGATGGTTTTCGTTGGgagctctcagtggatgggtcctctAACCAGTTGGGCAGTGGGGCCGGGATAAttctggaaggacccaacggcgtgttgatagaacagtccctaaggtttgcctttaaagccagcaataaCCAAGCGGaatatgaggctttgatcgttGGTAtcttgttggcaaaggagatgggagcaagggtgctgatggccaagagcgattcatTGCTAATCACAGGCCAAGTAACTGGCAAGTTCCAGGCTAAggatccgcagatggcagcttatctggagtatgtgcaggagttaaGGAGGTCTGTTGTTTTGttcgaagtagtgcatgtgccaagagagcagaacgcccgagctgacgtgctagcaaagctcgccagttcgggcaaggggggcaggcagaggaccgtcatacaagaaaccctgaagacacctcgagcgTTCGTGGCggaccaccaagttctccaagTCTGCAAGTCAAGGGAAGGGATGGCGAGGGGTCATAAGTCTCTatctcaggagaccttgaggacgcTAAGGGTTAGAGCGCATCCAGTGGGAGAGACAAAGATGACACAAGTTTGCGCCGTCCACGAGCCggacacatggataacgccataccagcgctacaTGGCAGATGGCGTACTCCCAATGGACCCgacggaagctaggaag tggattgaagcagaaccagtagcccagaccaccgcgcacaagattcaGAATTTcttatggaagaatattgtgtttCGTTTCGGTGTGCCCAAACGTTTGGTATCagataacgggactcagttcgcaagtcacctgttgaagaagctgtgcgaggatGTTGGAACTCAACAGGTGTTCGCTTctgtggaacacccacaaacgaatgggcaggtggagtcagctaatcgg tcaggaacccgCGAAACCTCGTTTAGCTTGGTATACGGGtgcgatgcgatgatcccaatcgaaatccaggaaagctcgccgagattccagaacttcgtggcagaagactcgaatgcagaaaggaggatgaacttagatttgttggatgaggtcagggaggaggcaagggtaaaggccGAAGCAATAAAGAGAAAAGTCGAGCGCAAGTACAATTCTAGGGCAAGGCCAAGGCAGTTCGGAGATGGTGACCTGataatgaggaaggcccacctgtacgagatgcagaataaattgtcacccaaatGGACAGGACCATTTAGGATAactgaagcactcgggaacggcgcctaccgctttgAAACActggagggaggggcgattcctcgcacttggaacgccacccatctcaagttttattacagttaa
- the LOC137834070 gene encoding uncharacterized protein has translation MTTRPARARSEEMTLQQLMGMVHGLQDAVAASKVEQERMQEDLTASQARSEELHRTNEELRHRWRGRDEPEAASPPREFTTPFSQAILETAIPNTFTGPKATFTGMEDLEAHLTAFHTQMLLVGGSDAVRCKLFMSTLTGMAMDWFISLLEGHVTSFAQLSQLFREQYLANRTPAPVSYDLFDVKQFQGETLKEYISRFGAQVVRVGTKEEPMIVYAFKKGVRPESFSKTLNRSRPKTFAEIRRQAVEHIASEGETYEKCTTTAPTRPKAQIRTQPVRVHQAATERKHFDRKRAYEPRRTQPKGRVEEGREASKPPRHNFVMELKDLIAVPSIADRLRPPIKADKVLGPRKESWCEFHEAFGHHINNCLALGYQLDEVVKNGFLKDYLMEKQAGRPSGSQPGGSEGQQHEAPVLGEIHTIAGGFSGGECTASQRKRYARSVMSVEVFEDHSPDVDITFTKEDLRDVVPHDNDPIVISLVTAGRTVHRVLVDQGSSTDVMFWPTFERLQLSTDQLRPYGGCLYGFAGDQVEVRGYIELRTTFTDGAASRTEKIKYLVVNAPSAYNILLGRPTLNRIGAVPSTRHMKVKLPSMEGVIVTIRSDQEEAKRCYENNLKNRRSVCHVTTTPPLGTGNEHENRRAMDAASEGTAEGDVVMDVALEAATKGDVTMEDVEPRSESNAGVEEEENCPEAARESSIVRALLASEKRPRPVGDWLEREIGGKTFKLGKTLDGETQEQIAKVIGRHLDAFAWSASDMPGIDPDFLCHRLAMDPQVKPVRQRRRKFNEERRQAIRDETQKLLDAGHIKEIQYPEWLANVVLNAGATYQRLMDKVLAPMLGRNVQVYVDDMVVTSLEKNQHIADLEELRYDSQIQTEAEP, from the exons ATGACCACCCGACCAGCACGCGCTAGaagtgaagagatgaccctaCAGCAACTCATGGGCATGGTGCACGGGCTACAAGACGCAGTGGCAGCCTCGAAAGTAGaacaggagcgcatgcaggagGACCTGACAGCTTCTCAAGCAAGAAGCGAGGAACTCCACCGCaccaacgaggagttacgcCATAGATGGCGTGGCAGAGACGAACCGGAGGCCGCATCCCCACCCAGGGAATTCACAACACCATTTTCACAGGCGATCTTGGAGACGGCAATTCCCAATACGTTCACAGGACCCAAAGCGACCTTCACGGGAATGGAGGATCTTGAAGCAcacctcacggcgttccacacacagatgttgCTGGTAGGCGGTTCAGACGCCGTTAGGTGCAAGCtttttatgagcaccctgacagggatggccatggattggttcatcagcctcctaGAGGGCCACGTCACGTCCTTCGCCCAGCTTTCACAACTATTTAGAGAACAGTACCTAGCCAACAGAACTCCCGCCCCAGTCTCGTACGATCTTTTCGACGTCAAGCAGTTCCAAGGCGAAACCCTaaaagagtacataagccgctttggggcacaggtAGTGAGAGTAGGCACCAAGGAGGAACCCATGATTGTATACGCGTTCAAGAAGGGGGTGCGTCCCGAATCTTTCAGTAAAACGCTTAACCGCAGTCGCCCCAAAACCTTCGCCGAGATAAGGCGACaagcggtagaacatattgcctCGGAAGGCGAAACGTACGAGAAATGCACAACCACTGCGCCAACGCGCCCCAAGGCACAGATACGCACGCAACCTGTTCGGGTTCACCAAGCCGCCACAGAAAGGAAACACTTTGACAGGAAACGCGCTTACGAGCCACGGAGGACCCAACCTAAGGGTCGAGTAGAGGAAGGGAGAGAAGCAAGCAAGCCGCCGAGGCACAACTTCGTGATGGAACTTAAAGATCTGATTGCGGTACCCAGCATAGCCGACAGGTTGAGGCCGCCGATTAAAGctgacaaggtgttgggacctcGCAAGGAGtcgtggtgcgaattccacgaagcattcgggcaccatattaacaactgtcTGGCGCTTGGCTATCAGTTGGACGAGGtcgtgaagaatggtttcctgaaggattacttgatGGAGAAACAGGCGGGACGACCGTCAGGCTCGCAACCGGGGGGCAGTGAGGGGCAGCAGCATGAGGCGCCCGTTCTCGGtgaaatccacaccatagctggtgggtTCTCGGGTGGCGAGTGTACGGCGTCGCAGCGTAAGAGGTATGCAAGGTCCGTAATGTCAGTGGAAGTTTTTGAGGACCATTCgcccgatgtggacatcacgttcactaaggaagacctcagggatgttgtgccgcatgacaacgatcccattgtgatCTCGCTCGTCACGGCAGGGAGGACGGTCCATCGGGTCTTGGTCGATCAAGGGAGCTcgacagacgtgatgttctggccgaccttCGAAAGGCTACAACTATCTACGGACCaactgaggccatatgggggctgcttataCGGTTTTGCGGGTGATCAAGTCGAAGTCAGGGGATACATTGAGTTAAGAacaacgttcacagatgggGCCGCCTCGCgcacggagaaaatcaaataccttgtcgtgaacgccccctcagcatataatatcctattgggaaggccaacactcaataggataGGAGCCGTACCCtccacgaggcacatgaaggtcaaattACCTTCAATGGAAGGGGTGATCGTCACCATCCGATCTGACCAAGAAGAGGCAAAGAGATGCTACGaaaacaacctcaagaacaGGCGATCAGTGTGCCATGTGACCACAACACCACCTCTTGGTACGGGGAATGAGCATGAAAACCGACGGGCTATGGATGCAGCATCAGAGGGGACCGCCGAAGGCGACGTGGTTATGGATGTGGCATTGGAAGCAGCCACCAAGGGCGACGTAACCATGGAAGATGTCGAGCCGAGGTCTGAGAGCAACGCTGGAgtagaggaagaggaaaactGCCCGGAAGCCGCCAGGGAGTCAAGCATTGTGAGAGCATTGCTCGCTAGTGAGAAGAGGCCTCGGCCAGTTGGAGattggctcgaaagggagatcggcgGAAAAACTTTTAAGTTGGGGAAAACTTTAGACGGCGAGACACAGGaacagatcgccaaggtgataggcaggcatctggacgcgttcgcgtggtctgcctcggatatgccgggaatcgaccccgattttttATGTCATCGTCTAGCAATGGACCCTCAAGTCAAACCAgtccgacaaagaagaagaaagttcaatgaagaaaggagacaggcgattagagatgaaacgCAAAAACTCCTCGACGCGGGCCACATCAAGGAGATACAGTATCCGGAATGGCTCGCTAATGTTgtattg aatgcgggggccacgtaccagagactgatggataaagtgcttgcacctatgcttgggaggaacgtgCAAGTTTACGTTGACGATATGGTCGTAACATCCCTGGAAAAAAACCAGCATATTGCCGATTTGGAGGAGCTTCGTTACGATAGCCAAATACAAACTGAAGCTGAACCttga